A stretch of Fulvia fulva chromosome 4, complete sequence DNA encodes these proteins:
- a CDS encoding Glutamine synthetase — protein MSDSAYLSNTANLQKYLKLDQGGKVIAEYIWIDASNGVRSKCKTLDAKPKDVSELPEWNFDGSSTGQAPGDNSDVYLRPVAFYPDPFRLGDNILVMCATYMSDGKPNAYNFRHDAAVVMKEHAKHEFWFGLEQEYTLLDHTGWPYGWPRNGFPAPQGPYYCGVGAGKVFCRDIVEAHYKACMYAGINISGTNAEVMPAQWEYQVGPCEGITLGDELWMSRFLLHRVAEEFGAKITFAPKPIPGDWNGAGLHTNVSTKEMREDGGMKHIEAAMEKLAARHKEHMKIYGEGNESRMTGAHETASYDKFTWGIANRGSSVRVNRACAEEGKGYFEDRRPASNADPYQVTGMIVESICGKVKGADVFSAAQAEQQELEMVVPVAKP, from the exons ATG TCTGACAGCGCATACCTCTCGAATACCGCCAAC CTTCAAAAATACCTCAAGCTCGACCAAGGCGGCAAGGTCATTGCTGAGTACATCTGGATCGATGCCTCCAACGGTGTCCGCTCAAAGTGCAAG ACCCTCGATGCGAAGCCAAAGGACGTGAGCGAACTGCCAGAATGGAACTTTGACGGCTCCTCCACTGGCCAGGCGCCAGGTGACAACTCAGATGTCTACCTCCGCCCAGTGGCATTCTACCCGGATCCATTCAGACTCGGTGACAACATCCTCGTCATGTGCGCGACGTACATGTCGGACGGCAAGCCAAACGCATACAACTTCCGCCACGATGCCGCAGTAGTGATGAAGGAGCACGCAAAGCACGAGTTCTGGTTCGGCCTGGAGCAAGAGTACACCCTCCTCGACCACACTGGCTGGCCATACGGATGGCCTCGCAACGGTTTCCCAGCCCCACAAGGACCATACTACTGCGGTGTTGGTGCTGGCAAGGTCTTCTGCAGAGACATCGTTGAGGCGCATTACAAGGCTTGCATGTACGCTGGCATCAACATCTCCGGTACCAACGCTGAGGTCATGCCCGCTCAGTGGGAATACCAAGTTGGTCCATGCGAGGGTATTACCC TCGGTGACGAGCTTTGGATGTCCCGCTTCCTGCTTCACCGCGTCGCTGAGGAGTTCGGCGCCAAGATCACATTTGCGCCTAAGCCAATCCCCGGTGACTGGAACGGTGCCGGTCTTCACACCAACGTCTCCACCAAGGAGATGCGTGAGGACGGCGGCATGAAGCACATCGAGGCGGCCATGGAGAAGCTCGCGGCTCGCCACAAGGAGCACATGAAGATCTACGGCGAGGGCAACGAGTCCCGCATGACTGGTGCACACGAGACCGCTTCATACGACAAGTTCACCTGGGGCATTGCCAACCGTGGCTCATCTGTCCGTGTCAACCGTGCTTGCGCAGAGGAGGGTAAGGGCTACTTCGAGGACCGCCGACCAGCTTCCAACGCCGACCCATACCAAGTCACTGGCATGATTGTCGAGTCGATATGTGGCAAGGTCAAGGGCGCGGATGTCTTCAGCGCGGCTCAGGCCGAGCAGCAAGAGCTCGAGATGGTGGTCCCTGTGGCCAAACCATAA